The following is a genomic window from Verrucomicrobiota bacterium.
ACTAAGGTCATAGACTTTGTTTTCTTCGTCTGCTTCTTGAGCCGCGAGTTGATCTTGTCCGCCGACAATTCCTATCGTTAAGACGGCAGTGAGTGTTTTTAACCAATTGTTTTGTCTAGTTGTATTAGCTTTATTAAGTAAATTCATGTCAGTTTGGGAAGTGAGTGTTGTTTCTATTTTAGCGGAGGGCTCGGGAATGAGCAGTCCAGGACCTTCATCCTCGGAACTCATAATAATACCGAATGCTTTCCCTTCGCTAACCGGGACGACCACGAGTGGGGTGTGCTCTAACATCTGTTCCAAAGCCTGTTGAGCCGGGTATTTCCCTTTGAGAGCCTGGGTTCGAATACCAACTACTATTTCCGGTGAGTAAACCAGCTCCATGCGGCCTTGCTCCGCCGCGATTTTTAAAGTTTCCTCCGCCATCCCCGAGCGAATTTTGTACGAACGCACGCCATCTTCGGCGGCCTGTACCGAAGTATAAAACAGTTGCACTCCCACCACCATGAGGAGCGCCTTGCGGTTCCAACGGAACAACATCATTGCATGCTTGTAGTGTTCTGAAGTCGGGTGGCATTAGAGAAGTGATTAACTTCTCCAGAGACACGCCGGGATTTAGTTTTTATGAAAAGAATACAGAATTATTTTCTCAGGTGAAATGTTAGGAAAAGAGTAATGCAAGAAAACACTCTATTTGGATCGTAGAATGATCACAGAATTGTCAATTCTCTCGGCCCGAATATTCGAAGTGAGCTCCAGGAGTTCAACAAAGTCATCAATATTATTTGGCCGTATGGTTACGGACAACCTGGTACCCTCAATAGAGGGATCTTCGATTACGATTTTTCGATAGTTGCGTCGGTTAAACTCAAAAACGATATCCGACAAGGGAGCCGCGTCAAAATTGATGACTTGTTTCAACCAGGTGAGTTTGGTCTCAAGTTCGGCCGCTGAAAGCGTTTGAACAATCGTCATAGGCACCTCTTCTTTCAGGTTGATGATCGTGTTCTGACCGGCGGTTAATTCCTGAATGGTTTCTTCAAGCGGCACAAGCTCATCGACAGGCTCGCCGAAATTTCTTGAGTCAACTCTTACCCGGCCTTCGGTCACGAGTACATCAACCGATTCTTCGCTGATACGTACATTAAAAATAGTTCCAACTGCTTGCACAGAAACGCCGTTTGCCATCACCACAAAGGGACGATTCACGTCCTTTGCTATGGTGAAGTGCGCTTCGCCGGATTCAAGTGTCACACGACGATACGATTTATCGAACTTGACGGAAGCCTGTGACCCCAGGTTCAACTCGACGGTCGAACCATCCGCAAGCACATGTCTTTCATAGCCGCGGGCAAACTCACCTAATGAAAGTCTCTTAGGAGTTGAAAAAGCATCATCCAGCACGGAAAACCATAAAACAGATCCAAGTGTAAGAACAGCGGCTGTTGCGAAAGAAAGGCGGATGAACTTGCCCCATCGATTTTGGCTTTGAGTCGCTACATCCAACAAATCGGGGTTTGGCTTTAGACTATGCTCGGGCCTCCAGTCAGCCAGGATGTCGAGGTGCTTCCAGGTTTTTTGACGGGTTGCATAAAATTCGGCGTGCTCGGAATCGGCGGCCAACCACTCGAAAAATGCGTCCTGCTCTTCGGCAGTTAACCCAAAGCTCTGCTTGATCACCCAATCGGATGCTTCTTGTTTAATACGAGCCCTTCTCGAATCTTCGGAATCTTTATTTCCCTTACTCATGATATTCTAAAATGGCCTTGGCTTTGCATGAAATCTGCACACTTATCCACTCCTATGGACAACTGGCGGTAGATGGTAGGGAGAGACAGATTGAGTTCTTCGGAAATTTCCTTGGGAGACATCCCGTAGACTTTACACAGAGTAAACACCTGGCGGCATTTTTGGGGTAGGGATTGAATAGCTGTGGTCAAGGATTCCAATTCCTGGTTTCGGGCAACGGTTTCCTGGATCGCTTCTCCATCATCCAAGAGGTCCAAGTCATCCACCGTCTTGAAGTCTCCCGCCCCACGGACAGTTGAAGCGCGAACCATGTTCAGGGCAATATTGCGCGCAGTCGCGAATAGAAACGCCTTGGGTGTTTTGACTGGTTTCTTTTTATGAGCCTGTAAAATCCGTAGGTAACTCTCCTGAATCACATCATCCACATCCAACTGAGCGGAGAATCGACTCCGCAGCCAAGCCCGGAGCATCTGTTCGTGAGGAAGTAGATTCTCGGAAAACCAACGGCTTTGTTCTGAATATTCGGGCGGCATTACTCCTTGTTTGAGTCCATAACTAAGCTGAGACACCCTAGCCTTCCGTTTTTATCAAAGATATTTTCGATTTTCTTAAACTGGAAACAAACGGTGCACAATAATGGCATTCCTTGTGGCTTGAGATTCTGCTCTCGCCGCTCCCTCTTCTAGATTTTCGGTTGGGGGAAAATAAATTTCCTGGCCAAGGTTTTTCTGGTCTTTTCCCAATTGGGTTTTGGTGTTCCGGATCAAAGCTTTAGGTTGCGGTACGAAGCAGTGCCTCTGGCGGTGAGCGTAATCCGATTCTTGGGAGCCTCCTGGCTGATCAGAGCA
Proteins encoded in this region:
- a CDS encoding FecR domain-containing protein; the encoded protein is MSKGNKDSEDSRRARIKQEASDWVIKQSFGLTAEEQDAFFEWLAADSEHAEFYATRQKTWKHLDILADWRPEHSLKPNPDLLDVATQSQNRWGKFIRLSFATAAVLTLGSVLWFSVLDDAFSTPKRLSLGEFARGYERHVLADGSTVELNLGSQASVKFDKSYRRVTLESGEAHFTIAKDVNRPFVVMANGVSVQAVGTIFNVRISEESVDVLVTEGRVRVDSRNFGEPVDELVPLEETIQELTAGQNTIINLKEEVPMTIVQTLSAAELETKLTWLKQVINFDAAPLSDIVFEFNRRNYRKIVIEDPSIEGTRLSVTIRPNNIDDFVELLELTSNIRAERIDNSVIILRSK
- a CDS encoding RNA polymerase sigma factor, with amino-acid sequence MPPEYSEQSRWFSENLLPHEQMLRAWLRSRFSAQLDVDDVIQESYLRILQAHKKKPVKTPKAFLFATARNIALNMVRASTVRGAGDFKTVDDLDLLDDGEAIQETVARNQELESLTTAIQSLPQKCRQVFTLCKVYGMSPKEISEELNLSLPTIYRQLSIGVDKCADFMQSQGHFRIS